ATCCTTTCTGTGCACTGCCGTATCCACCCTGAGTGCCGCCGTATCCCACCTGTTCAGTCAATGGAGCGGGTTGGCCATATCCACCCTGAACGCCACCGTATCCTCCTTGCCCGCCACCGTATCCTCCCTGCCCGCCACCGTATCCTCCTTGCCCGCCACCGTATCCTCCCTGCCCGCCACCGTATCCTCCTTGCCCGCTCTGGGAAGCTGATCCGCCGTATCCGCTTGGCGAGCTGCCGTATCCACTTTGTCCGCTCTGTGGAACGGATCTCAAACCCCACTGGGCGGTTGCTGCTCCGTCGTATCCCGGTCTGGCCAAGGTAATGCCCATCAGGGCGAACAGGACAACCTAAAGGGTAAATAAATTGAGGATTATGTAAACTTCACTGACCATTAGCTTAATCACCATTAATTTCATcttgatattttttttcgaactGTAGTCAATGCCAAAGAGTGTCTTCTTTTATACCCAAGCTAGTGGGCATTGCGTTTCGACATTTAGTTACCTGTTATGGACTGTCATTGATTTTAATTCAGTTTATATTGTCATAGTAGATATCGATTGGGGGGTATCTTGCTTTTGAAAGGAAAGGCTTTTTTGATATATTTAAGCAATAACTTTTCCGGATCTCAACATTCCCCTATTCCAGAATCTAAATTGTAGGTACATCCGCTTAAGAAGCACACATTCCTAATCAACTTCGACTACCCTGTGGAAAATCCCAAATTTTGATGGCGCTGAGGTCAATGATTagtagaaaaataaaacaaaattttggACACGGCAGGGAATGCTGCGATTAAGCAAGTGTATTGGCCTTAAAAATAAGTGGTATAATCAACTTGTAAAAAGGGCaagggcaataaaaaatgtataaatttcaTTGTCGCTAAAAATGTTACTTTATTAATGGCCTCGATTCAACGCTTTAAATTTGTGATAAATTTTTGAATacatttcaatatattttgcttaGAACCATTTATAGATAAGCtagaaataaattatttgtgaATTTGTAATCTCAAACAGtttgtatatatgtgtttGGTTTGATAGAACAAAATAGAACAAAAACTTGAGATTACATTTTGGCCGATAAGCAGCACATGTTTACTTTCGTGtacactttttattatttattttattatatttatttcattttatgaaaCTAACTATGTTACTAAGAATGTTAGATAAACGTTTACGTTTTAAAGATACAATAGTAACTAACAAATACAATTCCTTGTAATCCCGCTTTACCGGAACGTAAATCAAAGATACAAAGTGTCTGAATGTTGAATAAAAGAGGCAGTCCATGAATTTTGATTGATTAAATAAAGTGCACTGCACTTGATAGGGCTTGCCACCCACCGCCCTCTCCAGTGGGTGGCACTCGCAGAGATTTGTCGGTGTGGGTGAGTGTACGAGTATTCGTGTATGTATCCTGGCGATGCGAAATGTCGCCGTTCAAATGTCAAGAACCAACCCCGTCGTCTCTGCTCGTCCTGCTCGCACGATGTCATTGCTCTCGCTCACACCGACGGGCATCCTGCGTGCACGTCTGTTACAGGATAACGTCGCTCTGTCTCTCTGTATTTCTATCTCGCTCTCGTTCGCTCCTCCCTCGacgtggtgggcgtggccatgcTGGCAAAGCGCTTTGACTTTTGCATTTGTTCACTTTTGTCCCGAGCATAAACTTCTGCCAGCCGCAGCTGCTCTCTAGCTTTCTCCCCCGCGAAGAGAGCGAGATTGCAGAAAGGAGCGGTGAAAGGAGCAAGGGAGGGAGCTGCGGG
The sequence above is drawn from the Drosophila melanogaster chromosome 2R genome and encodes:
- the CG8160 gene encoding uncharacterized protein; protein product: MKLMVVLFALMGITLARPGYDGAATAQWGLRSVPQSGQSGYGSSPSGYGGSASQSGQGGYGGGQGGYGGGQGGYGGGQGGYGGGQGGYGGVQGGYGQPAPLTEQVGYGGTQGGYGSAQKGYGASVPPNEFALGLSGQGRLGGYGNATPQSGKLGYGGGQGGYRRPAPQSGQLYAAGELGAGPQLVQGEFSGGIGHENCNHEHHKHHGHHGRY